The window GATGGGGGACTGACGACGTACGTCGGCCGGCCCGGTGCCGGCCCCAGGCGATCGAAGGACGCAGATGACCGCTCCGGTGAACGAAACGTCCCCGAACGGCAGGTCGGGCCGGTTTGCCGGCCTGTCCGTGATGCACAAGATCATGGTGGTCGTGTGGGTGGTCGCGCTGGTCGCGATAATCACCGGCGGCGTCGCCTGGGTCCGCATGAACACGCTGGACGAGAAGGTCCAGGGCCTGAACAGGGATAACATCTACCGGCTGAACCAGGTCACGTTGATGCAGGGCTCGCTCGCCGACATGTACGTGGCGTTTGTGCTGTACAACCAGACAACCGTGCCCGCGGAAAAGACCACGTATGAGAACGGGGTCAAAGCCGCGCAGACGTCTCTGAACGAATCCTTCGCCGCCTACCAGGAGCGGCCGGACAACTCGGCGGAGTGGAAGAAACAGGTCACCGCGTTCGACGAGTCTTGGACCCAGTACATCGCGACGCTCAACACCCTCGTGTTCAGCGACACGCCGCCCAGCGGGGTCACGGTGGCGACCGGTGCCGCCGCCTCGGCGTCGCTCGGGACGAATCAACAAGCGTTCAACGAGGCGATCGACGCGCTGCAGAAGCTGGAGAACGCGCAGGCGTCGCAGGAC is drawn from Cryptosporangium aurantiacum and contains these coding sequences:
- a CDS encoding methyl-accepting chemotaxis protein, encoding MTAPVNETSPNGRSGRFAGLSVMHKIMVVVWVVALVAIITGGVAWVRMNTLDEKVQGLNRDNIYRLNQVTLMQGSLADMYVAFVLYNQTTVPAEKTTYENGVKAAQTSLNESFAAYQERPDNSAEWKKQVTAFDESWTQYIATLNTLVFSDTPPSGVTVATGAAASASLGTNQQAFNEAIDALQKLENAQASQDGEDASSAASGAKTLIAIVLVVGLIVAMALAIVVGRGIARRLARVGEVLDAVADGDLTRRADADSGDEVGRMARAVNRASESIRQTVATLSSSARALAESSQQLSASAEAIAANSQETSTQTGLLASASEDVSRSVQTVAAGSEEMGAAIREISQSANDAAGVASQAVTAASATNATVA